In one window of Candidatus Avedoeria danica DNA:
- a CDS encoding VOC family protein yields the protein MILGLRTILYRVPDIDAAKTWYRAILERDPYFDEPYYVGFNVGGFELGLNPDEAGGAPGPGGTVAYWGVKDARAAVKRLRGLGVVVASDPEDVGGGILVATVRDPWGNEIGIIENPHFDLGAVS from the coding sequence ATGATCCTCGGCCTGCGCACGATCCTCTACCGTGTTCCGGACATCGACGCCGCCAAGACTTGGTACCGCGCGATCCTCGAACGTGACCCGTACTTCGACGAGCCGTACTACGTGGGCTTCAACGTCGGCGGCTTCGAGCTCGGTCTCAACCCGGACGAAGCGGGCGGCGCCCCCGGCCCGGGCGGAACGGTGGCCTACTGGGGCGTGAAGGATGCGCGCGCCGCGGTCAAGCGACTGCGCGGCCTCGGCGTCGTCGTCGCGTCCGACCCGGAGGACGTCGGCGGAGGCATCCTGGTGGCCACGGTGCGCGACCCGTGGGGCAATGAGATCGGGATCATCGAGAACCCGCATTTCGATCTGGGGGCGGTGTCGTAA